One genomic segment of Oncorhynchus kisutch isolate 150728-3 linkage group LG15, Okis_V2, whole genome shotgun sequence includes these proteins:
- the kcnj5 gene encoding G protein-activated inward rectifier potassium channel 4: MAGDSRVHMDHDMEIGVTPTAVQKLPKHMREAQISTEHTHLIADPVKKPRQRYVQKDGKCNVHHGNVQETYRYLSDLFTTLVDLRWRFSLFIFTLVYVVNWLFFGLLWYIIALIRGDLWHSDEEGWTPCVENLNSFVSAFLFSIETETTIGYGYRVITEKCPEGIILLLIQAILGSIVNAMMVGCMFVKISQPKNRAETLMFSHKAVISVRDNKLCLMFRVGDLRNSHIVEASIRAKLIRSQQTKEGEFIPLNQTDINIGFDTGDDRLFLVSPLIISHEINEKSPFWELSQAQMDKEEFEIVVILEGMVEATGMTCQARSSYLDKEVLWGWRFTPVLSLEKGFYEVDYNSFHDIYETNTPSCSAKELAATLREGQLLPTLSLLTPELPKPYTLEPISTHNPLSKEVDKGEEGEKGEINGSAAALKDQPGLD; the protein is encoded by the exons gtgcaAAAGCTTCCCAAACACATGCGGGAGGCCCAGATCTCCACCGAGCACACCCACCTCATCGCCGACCCAGTCAAGAAGCCCCGGCAACGCTATGTGCAGAAAGATGGCAAGTGCAACGTTCACCACGGAAACGTGCAGGAGACCTACCGTTACCTTAGCGACCTGTTCACCACCCTGGTAGACCTGCGCTGGCGCTTCAGCCTCTTCATCTTCACTCTGGTGTACGTGGTCAACTGGCTGTTCTTCGGCCTGCTGTGGTACATCATCGCCCTGATCCGAGGGGACCTGTGGCACAGCGACGAGGAGGGCTGGACCCCTTGCGTTGAGAACCTCAACAGCTTCGTTTCGGCCTTCCTCTTTTCCATCGAGACGGAGACCACCATCGGCTACGGCTACCGCGTCATCACAGAGAAGTGCCCTGAGGGCATCATCCTGCTGCTGATCCAGGCCATCCTGGGCTCCATCGTCAATGCCATGATGGTGGGCTGCATGTTCGTGAAGATCTCCCAGCCCAAAAACCGCGCTGAGACGCTCATGTTCTCCCACAAGGCAGTGATTTCTGTGCGGGACAACAAGCTGTGTCTCATGTTCAGAGTCGGGGACCTGCGCAACTCTCACATCGTGGAGGCCTCCATCCGGGCCAAGCTTATCCGCTCACAGCAGACCAAGGAGGGGGAGTTCATCCCTCTCAACCAGACGGACATCAACATCGGCTTCGACACAGGAGACGACCGGCTCTTCCTGGTCTCCCCACTCATAATCTCCCACGAGATCAACGAGAAGAGCCCCTTCTGGGAGCTGTCCCAGGCACAGATGGATAAGGAGGAGTTTGAGATTGTGGTCATCCTGGAGGGCATGGTCGAAGCTACGG GGATGACCTGCCAGGCACGGAGCTCTTATCTGGACAAAGAGGTGTTGTGGGGCTGGCGTTTCACCCCGGTCCTGTCTCTGGAGAAGGGCTTCTACGAGGTGGACTACAACAGCTTCCACGACATCTACGAGACCAACACACCGTCGTGCAGCGCTAAAGAGCTAGCCGCTACGCTGCGAGAGGGCCAGCTGCTCCCCACGCTCTCTCTGCTGACGCCCGAGCTCCCCAAACCCTACACCCTGGAGCCCATATCCACCCACAACCCTCTCTCCAAAGAGGTGGacaagggggaggagggggagaagggggagatcAACGGCTCAGCTGCAGCTCTGAAAGACCAGCCCGGACTGGACTGA